In Populus alba chromosome 4, ASM523922v2, whole genome shotgun sequence, the genomic window GCTTAATTCTCGTGCTCTTCGATTGGTGGAAATGCCCATGAATTTTGTAGTCTCCATCGAAGACTTTGTTGTTACTAACGCTTAGCTTAACCAATACGTGCCAGATGGTCATTGACTTGGGACTGTCTCTtgattaatgatgtttttaaaagaCAACATACCGACCCCGCTCTCTTGTATGGTtcaaaaaattaaggatttgTTTCGAGTTCCAGAAACGACGATCATGCGGTTGGAAATCTAAGAGAAGGGTGATCGATGAAAATGTACGTCTTCAACACTTCATTTTTAGTTCAAAATTTTGAAGGGtgtgattaatttaatattatttattggatTGGAATAGTgttgtgttttgtgtttttttgtttagtttattttttttaaataatatgaggTTGTTTATGGAAATtgttaattgtaaaaaaaattatttttttaccaatctcattgattatttttttcttggctttaACTTTCATCAATTAAAAGtggaattttgtatttttttattgtttttatgtatttattttgatttcataacTCAGGTAtgagtttaataagttaatttagattgatttaagttatttttggaTCGtgttttcaaattgattttttttttaatttttcttctttagatTAGAATGGTtgaaaattaaatgttataattatgttcttcaaTGGTCCATGGCCCTTGCAGAGAATCTAAAAGTGTAATGCTCTCTTGTAAGATTGAAATCTAAATCACAAGTGACTCCAGTTTCTCAACTGACCCACGTAGCTTCTCTTGCGAGGACTGTATTCAGGTATTTttgcctttaatttttcttccaaaacattttttcgtttcttttcttatattcGAAGATCATGTCCCCTGTTTTCAACTTCATGAATAACCTCGGAGAGCTGTTTTGAAATGTGgtgtcaaataaaaattttaattttaatttttttatatttttagattattttcatttgctaatattaaaaataaaaaaagttattttaatatatttttaagtaaacaaACAATTGTTACGAAAATATAAAACTCCAATTTATGGTAAAAGTGCCCTTTCCTTGTAATAAGGGCAGATGTGCTTGAAATTATTGTTGAGGTGCTAATATGACTACCAAACGTTTTTGGAGGACTACATAAAAGAGTTTACCTCATGAACTGAGAGACAAGAGACCTAACCCCTCCGTGCTGTTGTCTCTTTGGAGAATAAATAAGAAGGGGAATCTAAAACCCTCTCTGTGTTTTGACCCACTGAAAAGCAACTACCTTTTTCTCTACAACAGAAAATGGCAATctgttttctttctcctttgaAAGCCATAACCCCAACAACTTCCTTGACAACAAGCCTTaatcctaaaaaaccaaacatccTTCGCTGTAACTTTTCTCTGCCCATCATCACAACCACCGAACCTGAACCCGTTTTCACCTCCGTTAGATCCTTCGCACCTGCCACCGTCGCCAATCTTGGCCCTGGCTTCGATTTCCTCGGATGCGCCGTTGATGGCCTCGGCGACTTCGTCTCTCTCCGTGTCGACCCCTCGGTCCACCCCGGCGAGCTCTCCATCTCCGATATTTCAGGCACGAAAAATCTCTCCAAAAACCCTCTCAACAACTGTGCTGGCATCGCCGCCATTGCGACCATGAAGATGCTCAACATTCGCTCTGTGGGTCTCTCTCTTTCCCTTGAAAAGGGCCTTCCTTTAGGATCCGGACTCGGATCCAGCGCTGCCAGTGCTGCTGCGGCTGCTGTGGCGGTGAATGAGCTGTTTGGAAGGAAATTGGAGGTGAAAGATCTGGTATTGGCTGGATTGGAATCTGAAGCTAAAGTTTCAGGTTACCATGCTGATAATATAGCACCAGCAATAATgggtggttttgttttgattagaAGTTATGATCCATTAGAGTTAATGAGTTTACAATTCCCCGTTGAAAAAGACTTGATCTTTGTGCTTGTTAGTCCTGATTTTGAAGCCCCAACTAAGAAAATGAGGGCTGCATTGCCTGCTGAAATAGGGATGTCACACCACGTGTGGAATTGTAGTCAAGCTGGGGCTCTGGTGGCTTCAGTGCTGCAAGGGGATTTGGTGGGGTTAGGGAAGGCACTGTCAAGTGACAAAATTGTGGAGCCTAAAAGGGCCCCTCTGATTCCTGGCATGGTAGGGGTTAAGAAGGCGGCTCTGGAGGCAGGGGCTTTTGGATGTACCATTAGTGGGGCAGGACCGACAGCGGTGGCAGTGGTGGATAGTGAGGATAGAGGGGTGGAAGTTGGGGAGAGAATGGTGGAGGCTTTTTGGAAAGAAGGGAATTTGAAGGCTGTTGCTATGGTTAAGAGGCTGGATAGAGTTGGTGCTAGACTAGTTGGTAGTGTTCCTAGATGATGCTGGTTTCGATCTGGTGTGAGATAAT contains:
- the LOC118038891 gene encoding homoserine kinase, with amino-acid sequence MAICFLSPLKAITPTTSLTTSLNPKKPNILRCNFSLPIITTTEPEPVFTSVRSFAPATVANLGPGFDFLGCAVDGLGDFVSLRVDPSVHPGELSISDISGTKNLSKNPLNNCAGIAAIATMKMLNIRSVGLSLSLEKGLPLGSGLGSSAASAAAAAVAVNELFGRKLEVKDLVLAGLESEAKVSGYHADNIAPAIMGGFVLIRSYDPLELMSLQFPVEKDLIFVLVSPDFEAPTKKMRAALPAEIGMSHHVWNCSQAGALVASVLQGDLVGLGKALSSDKIVEPKRAPLIPGMVGVKKAALEAGAFGCTISGAGPTAVAVVDSEDRGVEVGERMVEAFWKEGNLKAVAMVKRLDRVGARLVGSVPR